AGTTTTTTAGTATATCCAGAGTACATGTAGAAAAGTTTCTATATCTTAACATAgaagctttatttgtttgttgtgtatGTTTGCGTTTCCTCCCCgagtctgattctgattgtacTAACATGTGAATTCAAAATGGGCAGAAATCTTAGTTTTAGTGTattacagtaaaagtagaagtactcaggtcttgtacttgagtaaaaatagaagtactcaggtcttgtacttgagtaaaagtagaagtactcaggtcttgtacttgagtaaaagtagaagtactcaggtcttgtacttgagtaaaaatagaagtactcaggtcttgtacttgagtaaaagtagaagtactcaggtcttgtacttgagtaaaagtagaagtactcaggtctaaCCGACAAACTGCTCATGAAGTTCTTTGAGCCGTTAGTCAAAACATTCATCACCTccaagtacttttactgcagtaCTTTGTATTTGAGAAATTGTGCCTAACTCAACCTGTGGCTAGGGGGGCGTCACTTGCTTTTGCCCTACATTTAGAGCCAATCTGAGCTCTGCATTCCGGAAACAGCTGACCAGTCAACACCGCTGTTTCTGTGAGAGGCAAaaattgaattttatttttaactcttTAGAAAGATAAATCACATTCAAGTTGTAACAAGCACCAGACTGATCCTTCAAAGTAGCTAGAGGTTGATGATACAAAATGAATCCATTATAAAAATAAACGTTTCACTTTTTGAAGTAATTTAACGTCAGATTTACTTTTTGCAGTTTCGACACGACTTATAGCTTCATGGCAGTATTTTATAATCACCGTTTAAAGGTTTTTAACGTAAAACTAAGACATGTTTCAGTCGGAATCAGACAGGTTGTGTAACATCGTTTTTCAGGCAGTTTTGTAACCTCAACAAAGACGTTTTGATTCCCGGCAGCTGCTCTGTCAGCACGTGATCTCTACTCGCCACCCCATTGGCCCCGTGTCAGCGTCAGTTTAAAGAGCCAACACGAGCGGCTTTCCTATTGGCCGGCTGCGTTCTGGCGCCATTATTTGACTATAAAGTGGAGCGGAGAGCAGCAGGAGCCGCTCAGTCTCTCTCAGCTGCTTTTAACTTTTATCTCCGTAACTTATTTCATTTTATCAGTAAAATGCTTTCTCCTCGCGCTCCTCTCTCCGGGAAGAATCGGAACTCTCTCAGCAGTGAGGTTAACAAGATGTCCCTGGACAAAGAAAACACGGTAAGAAATAAAACCCACCGCAGCTTTTAGAATGACTCTGGGTTGTTAACACATTAGCTGCAGTTCTCTGGCCACTGCAGCTGTAATGACTTCAATCTCGTCTCTATTTCAGTCTGACGTGAAAAAATAAACGGTTTTAATTCAGAATGGTTCTCTTTCAGCCTCCGAGCCTGAACAGCACGCGCATCCTAGCGTCTAAAACCGCGCGGAAAATCTTCTCCGATTCTGAGGTGAGTTAAACCATAGACTGTCTATATAATATGACTGTATATGCGTGTGTATTATCTCCACACTGATCAAAGTGTGTGATTATTAGGCTTTGTTTATGTCGACGTGGCGCCTAAAGTATCAGTTCTGGCGCCAAACCGGACAATCAGCTGTTCATGTTTATAATCCGCTGTCTCCCATCTTCATCAGAGCTGAAACAGCTCAAGTACTTTAAGTTCCAGAGAGGAGGAACACTGTTACAAGTTAAAGgagaaagtattctcatctaaatgtacttatcggagcgacagtaaaagtagaagtactcagatcttgtacttgagtaaagtacaagtactcagatcttgtacttgagtaaagtagaagtactcagatcttgtacttgagtaaagtacaagtactcagatcttgtacttgagtaaagtacaagtactcagatcttgtacttgagtaaagtacaagtactcagatcttgtacttgagtaaagtacaagtactcagatcttgtacttgagtaaagtacaagtactcagatcttgtacttgagtaaagtagaagtactcaggtcttgtacttgagtaaagtagaagtactcagatcttgtacttgagtaaagtagaagtactcaggtcttgtacttgagtaaagtagaagtaccagagtgtaggaatactctgtcacagtgaaaagtattctaaatgttcctccagtgaaactagaaagtactctcctctaaatgtacttaaagtagcgacagtaaaagtagtcattgtctgattggtccatttcagaataatatcgGTGTTTcaatcctaatctgcctagcaaccaAAGGCATTAAATGCAcgtaatggagtaaaagtacacagtagcataacatggaaatacaagaaagtacaagtacctcaaaataaaatgtcaagaatCTACTTTATTAAAATATCTTTTGACAGACTAGAAGTACAGTATTTGACCGACCATAATCTGGCGTTAGCGTCTGACAGCGTTTGTCTCTCAGCCCAAAGCCGTGAAGAAGAGtagcgaggaagaggagccgCTGCTGAAGGAGAATCCTCGCCGCTTCGTCATCTTCCCCATCCAGTACCACGACATCTGGCAGATGTACAAGAAGGCCGAGGCGTCTTTCTGGACGGCGGAGGAGGTACGCATCCTGCACTTCCTgttgctgtctctctctgtgagcAGCTGGATCtgaacttcctgtttgtgcagGTGGATCTGTCCAAAGACATGCAGCACTGGGAGTCTCTGAAGGACGACGAGAGGTTCTTCATCTCTCACGTGCTGGCCTTCTTCGCCGCCAGCGACGGCATCGTCAACGAGAACTTGGTGAGCCCCCCCCCACATCTTTATTGAACAAGGAGCATTAAAACAGTTCCCCTGTCGCTAACAACTAAAGATCAGACCTaacaaatacagtttaaacATCTGTGATTAATCTGAAGAGTGGGCGCCCAAATTCCCTTTGTCAGCACCGAGTCCGCTCTGGATCTgtgaggagacggagagacgtGCCCCCTTAAATCATCTGTCAGGAATCCCCCCTTAACTCTGTCAGGAATCCCCCTTAACTCTGTCAGGAATATCCCTTAAGTCTGACAGGAAGTGGTTGTCTGTGATGATGAGCCGCGCAGGGGTACGGACCTCAGCCAATGATGGgggctggctgctgctgctgcgctcTCATTGGCGGACGAGTGGTCAGCTGACAGAGCGGCAGTGGCAGGATACAGACGCCGGTCTGAACAGACGCCGCTGAAAGTGAACGCACCGCGCTGAGTTCAAAGTGTGGCGCTGACCCGCTTGTGAGAGAATGCGTCAGCTGGCAGTTTGACCTCTGTCCCTGGGGGAGGAGCTGTGACtgacttcctgttcctctgtcTCCACCAGGTGGAGCGCTTCACACAGGAAGTGCAGGTGACGGAGGCCAGGTGTTTCTATGGTTTCCAGATCGCCATGGAGAACATCCACTCAGAGATGTACAGCCTCCTCATCAACACTTACATCAAGGAGCCCACCGAGAGGTAGGGGGGGCGCTGGGGGTGTGTTTAATGACCCGCTGGGGGTCCTCACTACCTGCGGGAGAGACTTCTTCTATGATTTGAAACGGTCAGCTCCAGGATCAGTTAGCTCCTgattttacagctttagtttAAGAGTTCTGTTGATAGCTCTAACGGTGCATTCACTGTCCCTCGGAGAGTAACGCTGCGTTCCCCCTCCTCAGAGAGTACCTGTTTAACGCAGTGGAGACGCTGCCCTGTGTGAAGAGGAAGGCTGACTGGGCCATCCACTGGATCGGGAACAAGAGCGCCAACTTCGGTAAGGGGGGTtctgttggggggggggtctggttctggttctgtgGGGCTGCTGGGGGTCTGGTTCTGACTGGGTCTGGTTCCTCAGGAGAGCGCGTGGTGGCCTTCGCCGCCGTGGAGGGGATCTTCTTCTCAGGTTCCTTCGCTGCCATCTTCTGGCTGAAGAAGAGGGGCCTGATGCCCGGCCTGACCTTCTCCAACGAGCTCATCAGCCGGGACGAGgttcgttgttgttgtttactctAGGACTCTCAGGTCATCAATACATCTGGGCTCTGTTTGCTGATCCTCTCcctgtggtgcgttcagggtctgcactgtgactttgcCTGTCTGATGTTCAAACACCTGCTGAACAAACCTTCTGAGGAGACCgtcagtgacatcatcagggACGCCGTGGCCATCGAGCAGGTGAGGCACCCCCTCCCTCTCAGGtgtttctgcttcctgtccGTCCGCTAACTCTTCCCCCGCTCTGCTCTCAGGAGTTCCTGACGGAGGCTCTGCCCGTCAAGCTGATTGGGATGAACTGCGACCTGATGAAGCAGTACATCGAGTTTGTGGCCGACCGACTGATGCTGGAGCTCGGCTTCACCAAGGTAACACCCCACCTGTCAGAGACCCCTTAACGCTGTCAGAAATATCCCTTAAGTTTGACAGGAAGTGGTTGTCTGTGATGATGAGCCGCGCAGGGGTACGGACCTCAGCCAATGATGGgggctggctgctgctgctgcgctcTGATTGGAGGACGAGTGGTCAGCTGACAGAGCGGCAGCGGCAGGATACAGACGCTGGTCTGAACAGACGCTGCTGAAAGTGAACGCACCGCGCTGAGTTCAAAGTGTAGCGCTGACCcgcttgtgtttgtgtacagATCTACCGCGCGGAGAACCCCTTCGACTTCATGGAGAACATCTCCCTGGAGGGCAAGACCAACTTCTTCGAGAAGCGCGTGGGCGAGTACCAGAGGATGGGCGTGATGTCGGGAACCAGCGACAACACCTTCAGGCTGGACGCAGACTTCTGAGAGACCGGCCCCCATCAGGAGGCTCTGGGGTGGGGGGGCGCTCCAGGATTTAACGTGGATCTCCACTGTCTGATGGGACACTAGAGGAGGCTCTGCAGGAGCATGGACTGAGGGGGTTCAATGCGGGCTctgggaggaggagcagaactTGTTCTGTAAATgagctttttttaatgtcagaattttgtgagaaaatgtaaataggGTTTTTAGATTGTGTTAACTTACTTATTCTGTACAGACTGttttgcaataaaatgtttgaactGGAACTTTAATTCTTGGCTTCAGCGTCTAAAAGCGATCAGGTTTGTCCCATTAGGGAAATGAAGGGAATCCCAGTACAGGTGCGTCTGAGTTAGTGAATGTAAAGGAGACCTTCTGAATATCAGCCTTCTGACAGCATGGTTCTGCTCTCAGCCGGTGGTTCTGAGGTGTGAGGGGAGCCTCTGCTCGTCTTCCTCTGGCCATGAGGCACAGTAACTCCACGGTCAGTGGGCCGGGGCCAAATCACTCTTTATTTATCTTGGAGCGCTTCCTGCTCCATGGAGCTGCTGATCTACAGTATGAACATGAAACCAGAACCTGTGAATGTTTACACGGTGCATTTATTCGATCAGGTAAAGTGCAATCACAGGGAGCGGAATTAGAGAAGCACAAACAACATCAAGAACTTGGTCCATGCCTCTGAGCGAGCAGAGGACGTCACGGATCGGAGGCGCTGGCGTGCAGCAGGGTGACGTCTCCGAGGATCTCCAGCAGTGACACCCCACTCAGGTTCTGGACCCGGTGCTGGTAATCCAGCTGGTGCTGCCCGTTAACGGCCACTCTGAACTGCTGCGCCTCGCACAGGATGATCACCTGCAACACATTCAGGTCCCTCATCAGCGAAGGTCCAGGAGACAGCAACACGGACAGAAGAGACATTCTGTCTTCCTGTTCCCAGGAGGAGGCGGGTCTCACCTCAAAGTACTGTCCGGCGCTGAAGGGGAAGCGGCCAATcagcttcctctcctctgagccCCAACTCTCGGACAGGCAGGAGTTCCTGACGAAGACCTGCTTCTTCAGGCGGGCGTTCAGATGAAGAGCAATGTCCCTGCCGCCCGACACTCGCAGGTTCACCGCAAAACTGAGACATTTAacatactttaaagagtctctactttaaagagtcctctcctgctgatgttcaggtgtatatcagtatgtagagtctctactttaaagagtcctctcctgctgatgttcaggtgtatatcagtatgtagtgtctctactttaaagagtcctctcctgctgatgttcaggtgtatatcagtatgtagagtctctactttaaagagtcctctcctgctgatgttcaggtgtatatccgtatgtagagtctctactttaaagagtcctctcctgctgatgttcaggtgtatatcagtatgtagtgtctctactttaaagagtcctctcctgctgatgttcaggtgtatatcagtatgtagtgtctctactttaaagagtcctctcctgctgatgttcaggtgtatatcagtatgtagtgtctctactttaaagagtcctctcctgctgatgttcaggtgtatatcagtatgtagagtctctactttaaagagtcctctcctgctgatgttcaggtgtatatcagtatgtagagtctctactttaaagagtcctctcctgctgatgttcaggtgtatatcagtatgtagtgtctctactttaaagagtcctctcctgctgatgttcaggtgtatatcagtatgtagtgtctctactttaaagagtcctctcctgctgatgttcaggtgtatatcagtatgtagagtctctactttaaagagtcctctcctgctgatgttcaggtgtatatcagtatgtagcgtctctactttaaagagtcctctcctgctgatgttcaggtgtatatcagtatgtagagtctctactttaaagagtcctctcctgctgatgttcaggtgtatatcagtatgtagtgtctctactttaaagagtcctctcctgctgatgttcaggtgtatatcagtatgtagtgtctctactttaaagagtcctctcctgctgatgttcaggtgtatatcagtatgtagagtctctactttaaagagtcctctcctgctgatgttcaggtgtatatcagtatgtagagtctctactttaaagagtcctctcctgttgatgttcaggtgtatatcagtatgtagtgtctctactttaaagagtcctctcctgctgatgttcaggtgtatatcagtatgtagagtctctactttaaagagtaccTCTGAGCGTTGTGGTGAGTCTCTGCTCTGATGGTGAGGCTGCGTCCGACCCTCAGGCCCTCCAGCAGCCCCCCCCTGAAGGGAACCCTCTGGAAACAGCAGAACATCTTCATGGGTCAGAGAACTGTTGAAGTCAGATCACAGCTGATGTTGTTTCACTCACCAGGCCGCCTGAAGAGGAGATGATCGCCTTCACACgaggagaaaacacaaactgtatTAATATTCATCGAGCTTTAGAGAAAAGTCCTAAATTATAcctaaatgtttaatttttaatgAACTTTCAGAATCTGAGCTCCTCTGTGATTCACAGAtcacctgtaggctcgggggggTGCAGCTGATTTGAGCTCACTAGATTGATTAGGTTCTGTATCATGACTGATCTCAGCTCCTGGGAATGTTGGGAACAGACTGATGTAAATGAGACTCACGGTCtgttcctgcttcctgtctgctggctcctgattggtcagaggagcaggaacttcactctgaaaacaaaaacacattttttaattcccACGTCTCCCGacaaaaaacagctgtttattATTCCAGGAACATATCGGGTGTCCGTCCCACTGAGAGAAcatgcagcttttagtaaacgctgctcatgtttcctcaagttgCTGAACGTTTCTAAATGTgttgagctgctgcagatgtttctgcatcatttctgaagctgcagctcctcctgatGGAAGAGTTTGGACCTGTGGGCCACCGCTGTTCTGAGGATCAGTGGCTTCTAagcatgtgtgtttctatgtCCCGTTAATATTCATACTTAGTACTAAAGAAAAAGCGTCTCAGACTCACAGGACCCGGGAGGATGCCGACAGCTTGAACTTTGACCTTCCCTGATATGCAGATGGTGTCGACGCGCTTCAGCTCCATCCGGTGGACGAAGTCCAACACGTGTCCTCCGTTCACAGCCACCTGCAGCCGGAGCGTTCAGAGAGCAGAAACGGCACACCCCAACGTTCAATCGCTCTGAACACAGTTTCATTTCCTCACTTTTTATCCTCTTTACCCATGACTCCTCTCCGGTACCCTACCTGAACCTGACCCTGATCCTACAGTCAACAGGTATCAGctgcggggggtggggggtactTATCTCTATCACCATGGATACCTGTAGGAGTATCTCTCTGTGCCTCTGCAGACCGTTGACCTGCACTAACCCTGCAGCACCACAGAGGAACAGGGCCTCTCTGAAGGACCTTTAAATATCTAGGATAACCGCCCTGACCTTGAACCGGTCTCCCAGGACCAGGATGATGAGTTCGAAGGCGGCCCCGGGGGCGAGGGGCCTCCCGTGCAGGATCTGCTCACGGCCCCAGCGCTCGCTCTGCAGCGCGTTGCAGACGACGCAGGGCGAGCGCCCGAAGCGGGGGTTCAGGTGGAAGGCGACGTCGGCCCTCGGCTTCAAGCTGCTGCCGCACGTCAGGTCCACCTGGAACCTgagacaacacaaacaacaacaaacactgagGGGGGGGCAACCTATAGCCCTCACACTAATGTTTTACTGCCCGCGTCATCATGAAAGTATTATTTATAGATCTCCTCTAGTTCCCGGTCCTGCAGTACAGCGAGGGGGTCCAGAGGGTCCAGAGGGTCCCCCTCTGTAAGCAAACCTATGGACCACCGTCAGAGAGCAGCGTGTCCAAAACCTCCAACCCTCTGTGTCCCTCACCTGTCGGCGTCAGTCGGCACCGAACCCTGGATCAGAACCATCTCGCCCGGCAACAGCCCCCCCAGGATCGTCCCCGCGAAGGGAACCAGCTGGAGGAGGAAACATGGAGACACTGAGAACctggtcttgtacttgagtaaagtagaagtactcaggtcttgtacttgagtaaagtagaagtactcagatcttgtacttgagtaaagtagaagtactcaggtcttgtacttgagtaaagtagaagtactcagatcttgtacttgagtaaagtagaagtactcagatcttgtacttgagtaaagtagaagtactcaggtcttgtacttgagtaaagtagaagtactcagatcttgtacttgagtaaagtagaagtacccagatcttgtacttgagtaaagtagaagtactcaggtcttgtacttgagtaaagtagaagtacccagatcttgtacttgagtaaagtagaagcactcaggtcttgtacttgagtaaagtagaagtactcaggtcttgtacttgagtaaagtagaagtactcaggtcttgtacttgagtaaagtagaagtactcaggtcttgtacttgagtaaagtagaagtactcagatcttgtacttgagtaaagtagaagtactcagatcttgttcttgagtaaagtagaagtactcagatcttgtacttgagtaaagtagaagtactcaggtcttgtacttgagtaaagtagaagtaccagagtgtaggaatactctgtcacagtgaaagtattctaaatgttcctccagtgaaagtagaaagtactctcctctaaatgtacttaaagcagtgacagtaaaagtagtcattgtctgattggtccatttcagaataatatctctgatctgttttagaatgattgatcattaaagtgttatatGATATGACAGTATCACATGATCTTTGCTCAGAGACCAAACAAAGGTAATGATATTAGCCCCGGTTAGCTCCGGTTAGCTCCGGTTAGCTCCGGTTAGCCCCGGTTAGCCCCGGTTAGCTCCAGTTATCCGGAACCTTGTGGGGCGCTAGAGACGGCCGGACCTGCGGGAAAGAGAACTTCTCACCAGGTTCCGGAACGTTTGTCTCGGGTTAGAAACGGACATCTTGTGGATCTGCTGTTTACCTTCCGTATTCTGACGTCAGCACGTTGAGACAAAGCGGTCCTACGTACAGGGAACACGATGATGACGTAGTTACTGAGACACGTTTCTGCTCCATCACAAAgttaaggtttattttaaatgattcacACAATAAACTCTGACGAGATTAAGACTTGGTATGGAATATTCCTATCATAATGAAATGGGAATATTACAAACACAAGGCATTCAAAATAAGCATTAAGTGAAAAGACAGAATCAGAACCCCGAAGGCATTTTgtgaatatttataatattcaaCGTTTCTAGGGTATTAAGGGGTGCTGAATCCAAATCTGCTGTATATGAAGctcaaaaatgtcccaaaataCCTAAAAATTGAGAAAACCAACATGGCCGCCACCGCCAGGCTGAAATCTATATATCTTTTTGACTGAACGAGGTACAAACATGAATGAATTGTGCTTTAGTAAGTTTTGCTATATGGGCAATTCGATGCCATATTCATATTTGAGATGTAAGGTGTAGAAACTGCTTAGACATTGCAAAAATAGTTGTTTTAAACTATGAATAATTACTCAGGTATTATCAGACTACATGAACTTcctttgtattttgttttgaggTAAAATGATCCAAATGTGCTGTAATGGAATCTTTGCCATCCCCAATATAACCCCACCCCTCCCCCAA
The sequence above is drawn from the Eleginops maclovinus isolate JMC-PN-2008 ecotype Puerto Natales chromosome 15, JC_Emac_rtc_rv5, whole genome shotgun sequence genome and encodes:
- the LOC134876998 gene encoding ribonucleoside-diphosphate reductase subunit M2 isoform X2, which translates into the protein MLSPRAPLSGKNRNSLSSEVNKMSLDKENTPPSLNSTRILASKTARKIFSDSEPKAVKKSSEEEEPLLKENPRRFVIFPIQYHDIWQMYKKAEASFWTAEEVDLSKDMQHWESLKDDERFFISHVLAFFAASDGIVNENLVERFTQEVQVTEARCFYGFQIAMENIHSEMYSLLINTYIKEPTEREYLFNAVETLPCVKRKADWAIHWIGNKSANFGERVVAFAAVEGIFFSGSFAAIFWLKKRGLMPGLTFSNELISRDEGLHCDFACLMFKHLLNKPSEETVSDIIRDAVAIEQEFLTEALPVKLIGMNCDLMKQYIEFVADRLMLELGFTKIYRAENPFDFMENISLEGKTNFFEKRVGEYQRMGVMSGTSDNTFRLDADF
- the LOC134876998 gene encoding ribonucleoside-diphosphate reductase subunit M2 isoform X1; amino-acid sequence: MLSPRAPLSGKNRNSLSSEVNKMSLDKENTPPSLNSTRILASKTARKIFSDSERLTAFVSQPKAVKKSSEEEEPLLKENPRRFVIFPIQYHDIWQMYKKAEASFWTAEEVDLSKDMQHWESLKDDERFFISHVLAFFAASDGIVNENLVERFTQEVQVTEARCFYGFQIAMENIHSEMYSLLINTYIKEPTEREYLFNAVETLPCVKRKADWAIHWIGNKSANFGERVVAFAAVEGIFFSGSFAAIFWLKKRGLMPGLTFSNELISRDEGLHCDFACLMFKHLLNKPSEETVSDIIRDAVAIEQEFLTEALPVKLIGMNCDLMKQYIEFVADRLMLELGFTKIYRAENPFDFMENISLEGKTNFFEKRVGEYQRMGVMSGTSDNTFRLDADF
- the LOC134876999 gene encoding galectin-8-like — encoded protein: MSVSNPRQTFRNLLVPFAGTILGGLLPGEMVLIQGSVPTDADRFQVDLTCGSSLKPRADVAFHLNPRFGRSPCVVCNALQSERWGREQILHGRPLAPGAAFELIILVLGDRFKVAVNGGHVLDFVHRMELKRVDTICISGKVKVQAVGILPGPSEVPAPLTNQEPADRKQEQTAIISSSGGLRVPFRGGLLEGLRVGRSLTIRAETHHNAQSFAVNLRVSGGRDIALHLNARLKKQVFVRNSCLSESWGSEERKLIGRFPFSAGQYFEVIILCEAQQFRVAVNGQHQLDYQHRVQNLSGVSLLEILGDVTLLHASASDP